In Gammaproteobacteria bacterium, the genomic stretch GTGCGCCTACCCAACGCACTTTATCATCGAGATTGTATTCGCTCATTAGTTCGTGCATGCGAACAATCTGTGACCGCTCTTCCTCATCACCTGAGTTATCTACTTCGATGTGCCCGGCAATCACCAGCATATTGGCCGCATTCTGTAATTTTTTGTTCTCGCCATACCATTGCACCAAACCCGTTATATTCTTAATCACATCCAGGCGGGCCATAGTAAAAATAATCGGTTTATTATGATCCTGTAACACACCGCGTGAATCGGACCGGGTTGAACCATAAATCAGATCCTTAATATCCGAATGCAAGCCCTGCAAACGTCGTTCTGCATCTTTATAGGAAAAGTAAATATCCGCATCCGCACCCGGGGATACAATATTGAATTTAGGATCATATATGTCTACTCCGTTCACCACTCGGTACAAAGCCGGCATGGTAAAAGCCTGATGACTTTCATACTGTCCCAGACTATCTTCATTACCCGCGATCTCCTGATACGTGCTGGTGATAATGAAATCCGCTGCGTTCATGGAGATCAAATCCGCGGTGAACTGACAGGAAAAATGATGCTGGCTTTCATGCTGTTGCCAATACAAATCCGAATGTAAATACTTTGTCTTCTCTAAAGCGTGGGCTATGTTACATTGAGTAACACCTAGACGTTGCGCCAATAAGGTGGCCACCAAATTACCATCGGAATAATTTCCCACCATTAAATCGGGACGTCCACCCAGCTCAGCTTGTAATTCATTCTCCACGTCCAGTGCAAATTGTTCCAGGTATGGCCAGATATCAAAACGGGAAATCCAATGCGGCACCACCTCACCACTTTGAGAGCGGAACGGGACCCGAAGTATGCGGGTGTTTTCCGTACCCATCACGGGCTCTAAACGTTGATCGCAGCTGGTTCCCTGCGCCTCCGGAATCAAGCGTGTCACAATGATAATCTGCGGTTCGATTGCCAAACCCTGCTCGGCCAAGCGATGGCGCATTTCTTTTTCCAGCGCCCGCACTTGATCCAGAATATACACCACTTGCCCACCGGTATCCGGCAATCCCAACACATTGGATTGCCCAAAAAAGCCGTGTGGCGACAACACCGCCATACTGAATATCATAGGCACGCGACCCAAAAAACGTTCCAGGTCGCTCGGTTCGGGTGCCTCCAGTATGGCCGATAACAGTAGTAATGTATCGCGAATACGTTGAACTGTATTTCCCCAACCGATCTCAAATCCCAATGACTGCAGTACGTGCGCCACATCGACCCAGCCGGCGTCTTGCGGTTGACCGGACAGATAATCTTCAGCACGGCGCAAAGCCGAACTGAGGGCGGACACGTCCGCCAACCGGTCGTTTAACATAAGTTGTTGCCCCTTGAATTGGTGCACTCGTAAAAAATCCAAGAGACGTTTATCACCCTTGTCGATAGAGGCAAACAACCGTGACGACAAATGCCGATTCAAAAACTCCACCCCCCGCCCGATAGAACGGGACTCTTTCAATTTGGGAAAATCCCGGTTAAACGGCCCTAAGTCCAACTCCAGGGTGAGTTCTCGGGCCTGATCCTTTCCCAGAACCAAACGTTCTTTAAAAAACAAAAATTGCGACACATCGACCTGTTGGAACTCCACCGTATCCAGATGAAATTGTATATACACCCATTTGCCCACTCGTTCCCTAACCGCCACATATACCCACGGTGCTTCCAGCGCAGCTTCTTGCGAATGGGCAATCAAGCGGGCCAGAGGGCTTTCAAGAACTTCCGGATCATTCTTAAAAAAAAGCGCAAACTCATCCCACAAGTCTGAGCGCAACAAAAACCGGCGCTCCAGTGCCAAATAATGCCGCAATAATAGATACACCTGTTCCTTATTTTTCTGCGAAATATTCAGTAATAATTCAAACATCGCTGTCAGTTCCCATTTCCTGTAATGTTGCTTCTTCTTGACCCTCATTCACAGCGATAGACTCGTCACCGGCCACGCTGCGAACCGGTGCCAGGAATTCATAGTGTTCTATACCTTCTTTTATCCCGGCGGCGTAAGAATTTGTCGCAAAATAAACGTGGGGTCTGCCTTTAAGCTTGGCCAACTCCTGACTGTAATTACCGACAACAACACCCAATGTATTGCCCTTTAGCATCTCTTCGTCATTTCCCGAATCTCCCGCCACCAGAATATGCTCCGGCTTGATCCCCCACTTCATGGCCAGATAACGGATTGCCAGTCCTTTGGATGCTCGAACCGGTAGTATGTCCAGATATGCTTGATGCGAGTAAATCAATTTGGCGTGCAAATCCCGTTTACGCAATTGGGCCCGAACTTCGCGCATAGGCTTAGCCTTGTCCTGGCTCACCAAATAACTGATTTTATGTTTTCGTTGTTCGGAGTTGGCCTGTAGCTTCAGACCGGGCATGCGTCCAATCACATCGCGAATGGCGCTGGGATTCCAGCGATAGTTTATATGATTACACCAGTCACTATCAGACACCATACTATGGCCGTAAAAAATCTCACTACCCACCGCGGTAATCAACAGGTCGGGTACGGGCACACCCCAATGATTTAGAATTTCCAAAGCACTATCCAAACGTCTGCCGGTGGCAACGGCCAGACCGATTTGACCATGAGACTGCTGCACCACATCCAACAATTCGCGTAAGCCTTGTTCATCACCGATCAAGGTATTGTCGATATCACAAACGATTAACTTCTCAACTTGGATCAAACGGTTTTTCCTTAAGGGCTTAACATCACTGACACGGCGGGAGTTACGGATCACATTGTCCACCGCTGTGAGATATTTATTTACATGGCTTTGCCAGGAGAAATGTTCCATCACGCGGTTCAAGCCGTTTTGTGACCATAAACGCCATTGTTCTTTATTACTTAACACTTGCACAATAGCGCCGGCCATTGCATCAATGTCCAAGGGATCCACCAACAAACCGTTCTCGCACGCACCAATAATATCTCTGGGACCGCCATCGTGAGTGGCGACTAACGGTAGACCGTAAGAAGCCGCTTCAATCAATGTTAGGCCAAAGGGTTCTGTCAACGCGGGGTTCACAAACACACCACCACTGAGTGTCGCCAAACGGTATATATCGCCCACGTCCTTAGCATCGTGGTGTTTGGGGTATGCCACGCTACCGTACAAATCATACCGATCAATATGTAACAATATATTGGTTAGAACCTTTTTGGGCCCATTGTCTGCAGTTTGTATATCATCTCGATTGCCGGCAATAATAACCAGATTCGCCATTTCTCTAAGCTTAGGATGCCCCCCAAATGCTTTAATAAGAGACACAATGTTTTTGCGCTCATCGGGTCGTGACAAGGCCAAAACTATGGGTTTACTCGGATTGTTAAGAAAACGGTTTATCTGTGTCGCAATGGAGGATTGGGGCAAAGTATCACTGCCGGCACCGCTCAATCCCGCCAACTCTACGCCGGGGGGAACCACCAACATGCGCCGCGGATGGTAATTCTCATAGCGGCTGTATTGCTCCTGGACTTCTTGGTGTGTGCTGGTAATGACCAGATTGGCATTTCCCAATGCAATTTCCTCTGCTTCAATACGCTGAGTCATATTGTATTGGGACTCTATTGTTTCCGCATTGCTGCCTTTTTCCAGTAACCGCATCTGTTTCACTCGGCCCAGGGAATGTCCGGTGTACAGCATGGGAACGCCCAACAATTGCACCAGACGAGCACAGACATAACCGGCATCCGCATAGTGACCGTGTATGATATCGGGATTTCTACCAATACTTCGAAGATGCTGCAGAATATTGTCCACCAAAATATCCAAATACGGCCACAACACCTCTTTGCGCAAATAGCGCCGAGGACCACAGGGCAAACGGACAATGGATACTTTGGAATTTTGTTTGGTAGAGCCATCATTGGGTAAAGAACCCTCATCACCCTGCTGCGGAAGGTCCAATGATTCCCACGGTTCGCCGTAATCCCTATCGACTTTACTATCCAAAACCTGACGCGTGATGAGATCCACCTTGGCCACTGCCGGATTCCGTCCCAAGGCACGAGCCAGCTCTACAACGTATTTGGTTTGTCCTCCGGTATCTGCGTCCCTGCCAAGCTCTAGATTTTTACCTCGAATCAGACCATGAACACTGATCAACAATATGTACAAGCCGTCCTGCGGCTTTGGCATATCCATTCCTTTTGTTTGGTTTGGTTTGGTTTGGTTTTTTTGATAACGCAGCAGCGCTGTTTAACGAGTTAACACATTGAAGTATAGATCAATTTTAAGAAAAGTGTGACTGGACCATGAGCCCACATAAAGAGAGCGCCCAATAGCGCCAAAGATTACAGCCAAAGACCGGGGTTCAGACTGTGTCGGTTGCCAATTGCACCAAGCGATAACCGGATCCGGAAACAGACTCCAGTAACCAGCCATTTTCCGGAAACAATTCCAGTTTTTTGCGTAAACGGCTGATGTGAATATCCACAGTTCTTGTACTGATTTCAGCACTCCTGCCCCAAACATTGGCCAGCAAATCGGCCCGAGTTCGAAGCTTATCCGTGGTTTGAAACAGATACATGGCCAATTTTAGCTCTGTGGGTGTTAACTTTATTTCTTTGCCAAAACGGGTGACCCGATGCTCCCCGCTGTCCAGTACATATTCACCGAGCTTAATTACGGATTGATCCTGCTGAGAAATGGTGGCACGACGCTCGAGACTGTCAATTCTGGCCAATAGCTCATTGCGTTCGACGGATTTGGAAACAAAATCGTCTGCCCCCAATTTCAGAATACTTGCCACCTCATCGCTGCCATCACGAAAAGTCATAAATAAAACAGGGATTTCCCATCCCATATTTTTGCGTACCCACTGCAGAACCACATCGCCTTTGATATCCGGCAATTCCCAATCCAGAATCAACAACCCAAAACGTTCATGGGCAACATTTTCAATAAAGGACTGCCCGGTAAAAAAGGTTTTGCAGGCATGGCCGGCTTTTTCCAACCATACAGTCATCAGTTTCGCCTGCCCTGGGTCATCTTCTAGGATAGCGATATACATGTGGCCTCCACGGGAAACATAACTTTTACTATATTTTTACACATTTACCATAAAAAGTCTTTCGTCAAAACCAATTTTATCTAACAATTAAAGCGTGGTTGTCTCAAGCAATGTCTCGCTCACTAATTAGCCTCATCCTAATTCAAGGAATTGACCATGAAACTCATACTCGTTTACGGTTCCAGCTTGGTACTTGCATCGGTCATTTACTGGACAATCGGTTACTTTATCAGCACACAGAATCTATTTTAGTTCAGGCACCATTTTTACCCATTTTCCAGAGCTTCCCATTTAGCGTAGGCCTGTTCGATTTTTTCCCCCAGGATTCTTAACTGCTCCAGCGTTTCACCAATTATTGCCTGATCCTGCTGATAAAACTCCACACTGTTGACAGAGTTTTCCACCTGCTGTTTTTCCTGCTCCCACTGTTCAATCAACGCGGGCAATTGCGCCAGTTCTCGTTGATCCTTGTAACTGAGTTTGCTCCGTTTTGATTTAAGGTTAGCAGATTTAGTATCACTCTTGCTGAGTATTTTAGCCTGCATCGGCTCCGAAGCCGCGCGTTGCCTGAGCCAATCATCGTAACCGCCAACGTATTCTCGAATTACCCCCTCACCTTCAAACACCAGAGTACTGGAAACAACATTATTAATAAAGCTCCGATCATGGCTTACCAAGATCAAAGTTCCTTTATAATCCAATAGTAACTCTTCCAGCAACTCCAATGTTTCCACGTCCAAATCATTAGTGGGTTCATCCAAGACCAACACATTGGATGGCCGACACAAGATCCTCGCCAACATCAATCGATTACGTTCACCACCGGATAGATTTCTTGCCGGCTCCCTGGCCTTTTGGGGAGTAAATAAGAAGTCCTGCAAATAACCGATCACATGCTTGCTCTTACCATTCACCGTAACGGTATCACTACCCAAGTTGAGATTATCAATGAGACTCTTATCCGGTTCCAATTGTTGTCGTTGCTGGTCAAAATAGGCCACTTGCAACTTGGTTCCCAACTCAACGTTACCGGAATCGGGTAGGAGTTCTTGCAGCAACAATTTGATCCAAGACGATTTACCAATACCATTAGGGCCGATTAAACCGATTCTATCGCCGCGTAAAACTCGTAGAGAAAAATCCTTAACCAACACTTTGCCGTCCAAGGTTAAACTCACATCGCTCAGTTGGGCTACCAGCTTACCGGAGGCATCTCCATCACTGCCGCTGAGTCGGGCGGTACCGCCTTGCCGGCGCCGTTGTTCTCTTTGTTGGCGCAAAGCTTTCAGCGCCCGAACCCTTCCTTCGTTTCGAGTCCGACGGGCTTTTATGCCCTGACGAATCCATTGTTCTTCCTGAGCCAGCTTCTTATCAAACTGAGCATGGTGCTCCTGTTCCACGGCCAAGCGATGTTCTCTTTTCTCCAAATAGTCCTTATACCCACCATTCCAGGATGTCATCCAACCTCGATCCAACTCTAAAATACGAGTGGAAACTTTTTGAACAAACGCCCGATCATGACTGATAAACAACACCGCACCGCTAAACTTCAATAAAACATTTTCCAACCATTCGATGGTTGCAATATCCAAATGGTTTGTGGGCTCATCCAAAAGCAGCAACTTGGGCTCAGACATAAACGCCTTTGCCAACAAGACTTTTCGAATCATGCCTCCAGAGAGCTGATTCAACTGCCAATCCTGATTAATATTCAGTTCAGAACAGATATTCGCTATTTTCTGATCCAAGCCCCACGCACCCAGCTCGTCCAAATCGTGCTGCAAGGCCGCCAATCGGTTTAGCCCTCCATGATTGGGGTCTTGTGCCAGTTGTCGTGTCAGCTCATGATATTCGTTTAATAAGGCCCCAGCCCCGGGCAAACCCAAGGAAAGCACCTCATACACACGGGTTTGCGCCTGAAACGGCACCTCTTGATCCAACGCCGTTATTTGATGGGCATCCAAACCACTAAAGGAGCCTTCATCTGCCGTTTGTAAGCCCTGCAAAACCCTAAGAAATGTAGATTTTCCACAGCCATTTCGGCCTAACAAACTAATACGTTCGCCGGCCTGGATTTCCAGGGACACACGGTCCAATAGAACTTGCTCGCCAAAAGCAAGACTGAGGTTTTTTATGGAAACTAATGACATAGAAGCTGCTGCAAATTGTTAAACGCCATTAGAGCAAATTTTAAGCTGTTAAGGAAGATCACTATGCCAACACTATTGCGCCTGCTGTTGTATTTCCTGATATTGATCCACCGTTAAACCGCTGAAAGCCAAGAGCTTGTCGCGATCACGCGTTTCTTCACACAGAATCGATACTCCAATATCAGCTTTAGCGCCAACAGCATCCGCATACATGTGGTGCGCCAGTTCCAGTATACAGGCATCACGTTGCATTTCATCATTGATATCCAGCAAAGGAATTCCACTGTGAAATGAATGCACCAATTCCGTATGCAACTGCGGCAACCGAAACTCTTTTACCATCATGGCACCCACAGTATCGTGCGTATACCCCAACGCCGCTTTCTCTCTTTGTGTTATCCCGCATGCCGAGTCGGCGTCGGCGAGCAAAGCGTCATAATCCTGAGCATAATTGACCGCCAGAGTAATCATCCCCACATCATGCACCAAACCCAAAAATTCCAAATCATCCTTGGCGTGGGGACACAACACCTGCGCCAACAAACGACAGCGATGCGCCACATGAAAGCAATGCCTCATAATCACCCCTGCCATCCCACCCGTGGCGGCCACTTCATGTAAAATGGCGGTCACCACGGCACTGCGGATGGATTTTAAACCTAACAACCGCATTGCAACCGGTACGTTGGCCACCTCTTGGGCACGGCGGTACATGGGTGAGTTAGCGTATTTAAGCAAAGCGGCAGCGACCAGTGGATCGCGCATGATCGTGCGTTCTAAAGCTTTCATGTCGGGCTCTGCCGAAGCCATAATACTCAATGCCTCTGTGGCACTGGCTCCTGCTTTGGGGAATTTGAGTTGATTTATATTAATCGCTTGCAACACGCCTACTCATGTCAGATCCATCAAAAAATAAACGACTCAAATACCGGTAAACTCTCACTGTCATTCAAAAACCGTTCTGCCACAATCACACCGCAGGCTGACCAGGTTTGAAAATAGTTAGCACGTCGACCAATCAATGTGCCCTTTTGACCGTCATAATATTCCGGCCAGTTATCTCGCGGTAATTTCTCCTTAGCCGTTTGCAACATTTTTTGCGCCAGGTCGTGATGCCCGGTGCGAATTGCCGCACCGGCAAAAGCCCAAATCAAGCAAGGCCAATGTCCTCCATTGTGATAGGACCAAGGCACATTCTTGGGATCACTGCCCGTAGTATAAGCCCATTTTTCACCACTCACCGCTGGATAAAGAATTTTCAGAGGCATTTGGCCCACCAAATCATCCCAGCGATGGCGATACAAATCCATCAACTGAACGGATTGTTCGTCTGTTGCCAAACCAAACATAACAGCCAGCAAATTGCCGAAAGCAAAAAATCGAAAGTCCATTCGCCCCGGCCCCAGGTTTCCCACAAAATAACCACTGTGTTCCGGTACCCAACCATCGATCCATTCAGGAATGGTTTCCGGGTAGATATTGAACAGGTTTACCGCATCCACGCCAAACTCCTCACTGCGAAACCGGTGTATTTCATTGAGTCGCTGGCGATCCAACCAGTAATAGATACGCACATAAGAGCGCAAGGTTTTCAGACGCTTGCTCACATTATTCAGCAGAGTTTGGGTTTCAGGGGTGGCCAATAACAATTCCTGTGCAGTGTGTAACATACCATAGAATAGTGATTGTATTTCTAATGGGTGACCATAGACCCCCATGCGCCGATCAATCATGAAGGAGGCATCGGGCACCAACATACCCGGTGATTGCTCAAAACTTTCTTTTAAATACAGTTGCAGTGTCTGGCGCATGCTTTCCTGAAACTCCGGGCTGTGGGCCAAGGCGATGTCGCCCGTCACCACAACATAGGAGCGCAATAACAGCATCCACCACATTGCAGAATCCACTGGCGCCACTCGACCAATAGCCCGGTCACCAAAATCGGCGGAGGGTTCTCCCTCTTTGGGAGTGCGAAAACTGGCCGGCATCAAGCCCATGGCCCGTTCGTGCCCTTCCATAACCGTCTGCTGAGCCTGCAAACGAACCACCATTTGCAGAAAATTTCGCACAATATCCGTATTTCCATCCATGAGAAACACCATGGCGCTGGGAACAAAATCACGAATGAAACATTCCTCGTAGTTTACCGCTTCCACCGTATTGTCCACGGCCGCGGCGGTTCCAACCGGCTGCTCTCGAAAATATAAGATGGATCGATTTAAGACATCATAGGCGGATTGAATGGCTGAATCGGTACTCATTGGGTACTCACAGATCCTTCTCAAATTCCATTGAATTATCAATTCATTAAGACTATGCCATTTAACCTATAATGCAACTTTGAAAAATTAGTTTCACTAAACTGATACAAAACAATGCAAGTAATTATTAACGTATTAGACTATACTAATAGTTAAACTATAAATCAGGAGCCGAACCACAACCCTGGAAAACGATAAAGCTGACAACAGGTCAAGCAAAATATTCTCCAGGCGACCCAGCTCCGTTTTAAAAAAGAAGCGGGAGAAAAAACATGAACACCCAGCGTTGTATTCATTTTCAATTTATGCCCATGGGCATGCGAGTGCTCTATACCTCTACACTCATCGTGCTGGGGATAGGATATTTGTTCGCCATGATTCATATCTTTGCGTCCCACGCCGGGCGTGACGGTGATCCAGGCTTATCGGTAGACGACCTCATCATTGCCTATAGCGGCAGCA encodes the following:
- a CDS encoding sucrose synthase yields the protein MFELLLNISQKNKEQVYLLLRHYLALERRFLLRSDLWDEFALFFKNDPEVLESPLARLIAHSQEAALEAPWVYVAVRERVGKWVYIQFHLDTVEFQQVDVSQFLFFKERLVLGKDQARELTLELDLGPFNRDFPKLKESRSIGRGVEFLNRHLSSRLFASIDKGDKRLLDFLRVHQFKGQQLMLNDRLADVSALSSALRRAEDYLSGQPQDAGWVDVAHVLQSLGFEIGWGNTVQRIRDTLLLLSAILEAPEPSDLERFLGRVPMIFSMAVLSPHGFFGQSNVLGLPDTGGQVVYILDQVRALEKEMRHRLAEQGLAIEPQIIIVTRLIPEAQGTSCDQRLEPVMGTENTRILRVPFRSQSGEVVPHWISRFDIWPYLEQFALDVENELQAELGGRPDLMVGNYSDGNLVATLLAQRLGVTQCNIAHALEKTKYLHSDLYWQQHESQHHFSCQFTADLISMNAADFIITSTYQEIAGNEDSLGQYESHQAFTMPALYRVVNGVDIYDPKFNIVSPGADADIYFSYKDAERRLQGLHSDIKDLIYGSTRSDSRGVLQDHNKPIIFTMARLDVIKNITGLVQWYGENKKLQNAANMLVIAGHIEVDNSGDEEERSQIVRMHELMSEYNLDDKVRWVGARLDKSFTGELYRYIADEGGVFVQPALFEAFGLTVIEAMVCGLPTFATCYGGPLEIITHEHSGFHIDPNHGEECAERICDFICRSSSDERVWAAISDQGMKRVQERYTWALYAERMMTLSRIYGFWKYVTDLERDETRRYLEMFYSLQYLPLARQLDR
- a CDS encoding response regulator transcription factor, giving the protein MYIAILEDDPGQAKLMTVWLEKAGHACKTFFTGQSFIENVAHERFGLLILDWELPDIKGDVVLQWVRKNMGWEIPVLFMTFRDGSDEVASILKLGADDFVSKSVERNELLARIDSLERRATISQQDQSVIKLGEYVLDSGEHRVTRFGKEIKLTPTELKLAMYLFQTTDKLRTRADLLANVWGRSAEISTRTVDIHISRLRKKLELFPENGWLLESVSGSGYRLVQLATDTV
- a CDS encoding glycoside hydrolase 100 family protein, with translation MSTDSAIQSAYDVLNRSILYFREQPVGTAAAVDNTVEAVNYEECFIRDFVPSAMVFLMDGNTDIVRNFLQMVVRLQAQQTVMEGHERAMGLMPASFRTPKEGEPSADFGDRAIGRVAPVDSAMWWMLLLRSYVVVTGDIALAHSPEFQESMRQTLQLYLKESFEQSPGMLVPDASFMIDRRMGVYGHPLEIQSLFYGMLHTAQELLLATPETQTLLNNVSKRLKTLRSYVRIYYWLDRQRLNEIHRFRSEEFGVDAVNLFNIYPETIPEWIDGWVPEHSGYFVGNLGPGRMDFRFFAFGNLLAVMFGLATDEQSVQLMDLYRHRWDDLVGQMPLKILYPAVSGEKWAYTTGSDPKNVPWSYHNGGHWPCLIWAFAGAAIRTGHHDLAQKMLQTAKEKLPRDNWPEYYDGQKGTLIGRRANYFQTWSACGVIVAERFLNDSESLPVFESFIF
- a CDS encoding HDOD domain-containing protein — its product is MLQAININQLKFPKAGASATEALSIMASAEPDMKALERTIMRDPLVAAALLKYANSPMYRRAQEVANVPVAMRLLGLKSIRSAVVTAILHEVAATGGMAGVIMRHCFHVAHRCRLLAQVLCPHAKDDLEFLGLVHDVGMITLAVNYAQDYDALLADADSACGITQREKAALGYTHDTVGAMMVKEFRLPQLHTELVHSFHSGIPLLDINDEMQRDACILELAHHMYADAVGAKADIGVSILCEETRDRDKLLAFSGLTVDQYQEIQQQAQ
- a CDS encoding ATP-binding cassette domain-containing protein encodes the protein MSLVSIKNLSLAFGEQVLLDRVSLEIQAGERISLLGRNGCGKSTFLRVLQGLQTADEGSFSGLDAHQITALDQEVPFQAQTRVYEVLSLGLPGAGALLNEYHELTRQLAQDPNHGGLNRLAALQHDLDELGAWGLDQKIANICSELNINQDWQLNQLSGGMIRKVLLAKAFMSEPKLLLLDEPTNHLDIATIEWLENVLLKFSGAVLFISHDRAFVQKVSTRILELDRGWMTSWNGGYKDYLEKREHRLAVEQEHHAQFDKKLAQEEQWIRQGIKARRTRNEGRVRALKALRQQREQRRRQGGTARLSGSDGDASGKLVAQLSDVSLTLDGKVLVKDFSLRVLRGDRIGLIGPNGIGKSSWIKLLLQELLPDSGNVELGTKLQVAYFDQQRQQLEPDKSLIDNLNLGSDTVTVNGKSKHVIGYLQDFLFTPQKAREPARNLSGGERNRLMLARILCRPSNVLVLDEPTNDLDVETLELLEELLLDYKGTLILVSHDRSFINNVVSSTLVFEGEGVIREYVGGYDDWLRQRAASEPMQAKILSKSDTKSANLKSKRSKLSYKDQRELAQLPALIEQWEQEKQQVENSVNSVEFYQQDQAIIGETLEQLRILGEKIEQAYAKWEALENG
- a CDS encoding HAD-IIB family hydrolase, with product MPKPQDGLYILLISVHGLIRGKNLELGRDADTGGQTKYVVELARALGRNPAVAKVDLITRQVLDSKVDRDYGEPWESLDLPQQGDEGSLPNDGSTKQNSKVSIVRLPCGPRRYLRKEVLWPYLDILVDNILQHLRSIGRNPDIIHGHYADAGYVCARLVQLLGVPMLYTGHSLGRVKQMRLLEKGSNAETIESQYNMTQRIEAEEIALGNANLVITSTHQEVQEQYSRYENYHPRRMLVVPPGVELAGLSGAGSDTLPQSSIATQINRFLNNPSKPIVLALSRPDERKNIVSLIKAFGGHPKLREMANLVIIAGNRDDIQTADNGPKKVLTNILLHIDRYDLYGSVAYPKHHDAKDVGDIYRLATLSGGVFVNPALTEPFGLTLIEAASYGLPLVATHDGGPRDIIGACENGLLVDPLDIDAMAGAIVQVLSNKEQWRLWSQNGLNRVMEHFSWQSHVNKYLTAVDNVIRNSRRVSDVKPLRKNRLIQVEKLIVCDIDNTLIGDEQGLRELLDVVQQSHGQIGLAVATGRRLDSALEILNHWGVPVPDLLITAVGSEIFYGHSMVSDSDWCNHINYRWNPSAIRDVIGRMPGLKLQANSEQRKHKISYLVSQDKAKPMREVRAQLRKRDLHAKLIYSHQAYLDILPVRASKGLAIRYLAMKWGIKPEHILVAGDSGNDEEMLKGNTLGVVVGNYSQELAKLKGRPHVYFATNSYAAGIKEGIEHYEFLAPVRSVAGDESIAVNEGQEEATLQEMGTDSDV